The Lycium ferocissimum isolate CSIRO_LF1 chromosome 10, AGI_CSIRO_Lferr_CH_V1, whole genome shotgun sequence genome window below encodes:
- the LOC132034129 gene encoding uncharacterized protein LOC132034129 — MDISELWAIFGPGVAGAVFGAGWWFWVDAVVCSSVKISFLHYLPGIFASLAALMFNCVRKEDIDYSPYDEGEWRLKLWLFIAYVVSFVSLAASVGLLIQDALGKSGPSAWAGVAGVLQCVFVLISGLIYWTSHSES; from the exons ATGGATATATCAGAGCTGTGGGCAATATTTGGACCTGGTGTTGCCGGAGCAGTGTTCGGTGCCGGTTGGTGGTTCTGGGTTGACGCCGTTGTTTGTAGCTCCGTCAAGATCTCTTTCCTTCATTATCTCCCTG GTATATTTGCATCTTTGGCTGCTTTGATGTTTAATTGCGTCAGGAAAGAGGACATTGACTACTCCCCTTATGATGAAGGCGAGTGGAG GTTGAAGCTTTGGCTATTTATTGCATATGTTGTATCATTTGTGTCTTTGGCAGCATCAGTTGGCCTATTGATACAAGATGCACTAGGAAAATCTGGTCCTTCAGCTTGGGCAGGAGTCGCAGGTGTTCTGCAATGTGTGTTTGTCTTAATCAG CGGGCTGATCTATTGGACATCACATTCAGAATCTTGA